From the Thermococcus guaymasensis DSM 11113 genome, one window contains:
- a CDS encoding YlqF/YawG family GTPase, producing the protein MKQRKAWKVVREVIDEADVVVEVVDARDPIGTRNRKLERLIQEEGKPLLIVMNKADLVPKEWAEEYKRKSEIPVVFISARERKGTGILRRELKKLAKPLFEEKEKVKVALIGYPNVGKSTIINTLKGKRAVGTAPIPGYTKGKQLIRLSKRLWLLDSPGVVPIDDFDELVIKGGFPADKIEEPVKPALKLISRILETRKEAITEKFGIKEFESEEEILRQIGEKRGLIKAGGEVDLEETARWLLREWQTGRFTLFASEEERKGDFAWDFEDVLEGVEKELLLDPRRILWRFGDELMEKLDNQKRAGVREIEGITVGIATGFKKCDSAVKFLEELTGKSVIASECFGKKWKGVIAILE; encoded by the coding sequence ATGAAGCAAAGAAAAGCCTGGAAGGTCGTTAGGGAGGTCATAGACGAGGCCGACGTGGTGGTTGAGGTAGTTGACGCCAGGGACCCAATAGGGACGCGAAACAGGAAGCTGGAAAGGCTCATCCAGGAAGAGGGCAAACCGCTCCTCATCGTCATGAACAAGGCCGACCTGGTGCCCAAGGAGTGGGCCGAGGAGTACAAGCGGAAGAGCGAGATACCCGTGGTTTTCATATCCGCCCGCGAGAGGAAGGGAACCGGAATCCTCAGGAGGGAGCTCAAAAAGCTCGCAAAGCCCCTTTTCGAGGAGAAGGAGAAGGTCAAGGTGGCCCTGATAGGTTACCCCAACGTCGGCAAGAGCACGATAATAAACACCCTGAAAGGAAAAAGAGCTGTCGGTACCGCCCCCATACCCGGCTACACAAAGGGCAAACAGCTAATAAGGCTCAGCAAGAGGCTCTGGCTCCTCGACAGCCCCGGAGTAGTGCCGATAGACGACTTCGATGAGCTCGTCATAAAGGGCGGCTTCCCGGCGGACAAGATTGAAGAGCCCGTCAAGCCGGCGCTGAAGCTCATCTCCAGAATCCTTGAGACGAGAAAGGAAGCGATAACCGAGAAGTTCGGCATAAAGGAGTTCGAGAGCGAGGAAGAGATTCTGAGGCAGATTGGGGAGAAGAGGGGCCTCATAAAGGCCGGTGGAGAGGTCGACCTGGAGGAGACCGCGAGGTGGCTCCTCCGCGAGTGGCAGACCGGAAGGTTTACCCTCTTCGCGAGCGAGGAAGAGAGGAAGGGGGACTTCGCCTGGGACTTCGAGGACGTCCTTGAGGGCGTTGAGAAGGAGCTTTTACTCGACCCGAGAAGAATCCTCTGGCGCTTTGGGGACGAGCTTATGGAAAAGCTGGACAACCAGAAGAGGGCAGGCGTGAGGGAAATCGAGGGCATCACCGTCGGCATAGCGACCGGCTTCAAGAAGTGCGACTCGGCGGTTAAGTTCCTTGAGGAGCTGACCGGAAAGAGCGTCATAGCGAGTGAGTGCTTCGGAAAGAAGTGGAAAGGGGTCATAGCGATACTGGAGTGA
- a CDS encoding cell division protein, with protein sequence MEMKKLVGNVLLTAGLIVGAITAARIPPMWSGVAVSLAIMGVGIFLRRQGEKEELHRAAESGTGGVKELDALLTDAISRIEKIMDAPREEVVGELTKVLEELEEFAEKAQPLRIEGLMTYGNIMSIFSRGERALNRAWSAFADGYEEEGRKYLRYGYEDLKETLSAVRALKV encoded by the coding sequence ATGGAAATGAAGAAGCTCGTCGGAAACGTCCTGCTCACAGCGGGCCTCATCGTCGGCGCAATAACCGCCGCGAGGATACCGCCCATGTGGAGCGGTGTGGCCGTTTCCCTGGCCATAATGGGCGTTGGTATCTTCCTCAGGCGCCAGGGTGAGAAGGAGGAGCTCCACAGGGCGGCAGAGAGCGGAACCGGTGGCGTCAAGGAGCTCGACGCCCTCCTCACCGATGCCATCAGCAGGATTGAGAAGATAATGGACGCCCCGCGCGAGGAAGTCGTCGGGGAGCTCACCAAAGTCCTTGAGGAGCTCGAGGAGTTCGCCGAGAAGGCCCAGCCCCTCAGGATAGAGGGCCTCATGACCTACGGAAACATCATGAGCATCTTCAGCAGGGGCGAGAGGGCCCTCAACAGGGCCTGGAGCGCCTTCGCAGACGGCTACGAAGAAGAGGGAAGGAAGTACCTCCGCTACGGCTACGAAGACCTCAAGGAGACCCTCAGCGCGGTTAGGGCTCTGAAGGTCTGA
- a CDS encoding DUF515 domain-containing protein, producing MAEDIEAKIRRLRELGKASAEPETPPTPVSKPPSKPKPPRRIRRLSSIREREKKKRILIGASIVIIVILVISFAAYSWYSGQKERELKDAKQKKLAELNSYFKGDLLKTSYGQAKYNELKAQIEAANSVEEVKAIDIKSAYLQVYQKYRAELEEKQRQEELKRLNQAKEEKKMEIKLLFEPLLAQPLPQQIRDHALQVENELLAQVENASSITVVNSTDPTPYLLQLWREYYTYRVDSIQGDYVVLEFNGQKKIYTKEQAKAMLSGIQDYTVLMGYNVKEVQFVKMALLLTRDKVVGGFIEPGSKIMIFAQNSTTKQYFQIADLGYVDTVLLPADAGIINLNEQQGSSSSSSSTSNSQSSSSSQSSANAGDTTVSTGGSSSTSSSSSQSYSDSSSASYYYSVNLGEIMKAISSGKIQGSEEAIEQLENYGDNLLALEKRLQLQNVPNNVPFLVIVEVPSVYAPDVLTHINTVYIGEVIEES from the coding sequence GTGGCCGAGGATATAGAAGCCAAAATTAGAAGGTTGAGAGAGCTGGGCAAGGCGAGCGCCGAGCCCGAGACGCCCCCAACACCAGTTTCAAAACCCCCATCCAAACCAAAACCTCCCCGTCGCATAAGGCGCTTAAGTAGCATTAGGGAGAGGGAGAAAAAGAAAAGGATACTAATAGGCGCCTCAATTGTTATAATCGTGATCTTGGTCATCTCGTTCGCCGCTTATTCGTGGTATTCAGGTCAGAAAGAGAGGGAGTTAAAAGATGCCAAGCAGAAAAAGCTGGCCGAGCTAAACTCATACTTCAAGGGGGATCTTCTAAAGACAAGCTACGGACAAGCCAAATACAACGAGCTCAAAGCACAGATTGAAGCCGCCAATAGCGTTGAAGAGGTTAAGGCAATAGACATAAAGAGCGCGTATCTCCAAGTCTACCAGAAATACCGGGCAGAGCTCGAAGAAAAGCAGAGACAGGAGGAACTCAAACGCCTGAATCAGGCAAAAGAGGAAAAGAAAATGGAGATCAAGCTTCTGTTCGAACCATTACTCGCACAGCCACTCCCACAGCAGATAAGGGACCATGCCCTGCAGGTGGAGAATGAACTTCTGGCACAGGTAGAGAACGCGAGCTCCATAACCGTCGTCAATTCTACCGACCCAACTCCCTATCTCCTCCAGCTCTGGCGTGAGTATTACACATACAGGGTAGACTCGATCCAGGGAGACTACGTGGTTCTTGAGTTCAACGGTCAAAAGAAGATATACACCAAAGAGCAGGCCAAAGCAATGCTCTCCGGAATCCAAGATTACACGGTTTTAATGGGGTACAATGTCAAAGAGGTTCAGTTCGTCAAGATGGCCCTTCTTCTAACTAGGGACAAAGTCGTGGGCGGGTTCATTGAACCTGGCTCAAAGATCATGATCTTTGCCCAGAATAGCACCACCAAACAGTACTTCCAGATAGCGGACCTCGGCTACGTGGACACTGTCCTCCTCCCAGCGGACGCGGGAATAATAAACCTGAACGAACAACAGGGAAGCAGCTCCTCAAGCAGCAGCACCTCCAACAGCCAGAGCTCATCCAGCAGTCAGAGCTCCGCAAACGCGGGCGACACAACGGTCTCAACCGGAGGAAGTTCCAGCACCTCTTCCAGCTCAAGCCAGAGCTATTCGGACTCCTCCTCGGCTTCGTACTACTACTCGGTCAACCTCGGTGAGATAATGAAGGCAATCTCCTCCGGCAAGATACAGGGCTCGGAAGAGGCCATTGAACAGCTTGAGAACTACGGTGACAATCTCCTCGCCCTCGAAAAGAGGCTCCAGCTCCAGAACGTTCCAAACAATGTCCCATTCCTCGTCATAGTTGAAGTACCCTCGGTCTACGCCCCGGACGTGCTCACCCACATTAACACAGTTTACATCGGGGAGGTCATAGAGGAGAGCTGA
- a CDS encoding ATPase, T2SS/T4P/T4SS family, with amino-acid sequence MVEKKKKKELSDSWINEILGGKSDPLASVLGNGKDKKDERKPPLPFASEGSLLDEILGGSKKEQERPPSPPAKNPLEEILSSSKEPQKEEPKEIKKERTPAPPLREILAKVKSDEARPTKEESRSENPETPTGVDLLGQILGGGAKPESSKPQVQKTLQPLPIPKPKPSLGIQSILGETKTEEISYAGRAKVLDAYGNVRILRVKGEPVPIYELRLPKLSKEEEALLKQVRERAITEIQIDPTLIPNYEERRKIFLREVKRMLKEAAPNFSEGRIEVLAELIVQTMLGYGLLDPLVRDDNLEEIMVIGTNKPVYVWHRRFYMCKTNIVFKEERDILNIIERIAREVGRRIDQQNPLLDARLPDGSRVNATLPPISLDGPTITIRKFKKDPLTIIDLIKYGTMNSDVAAFLWLLVDGLGVKPANILVAGGTGSGKTTTLNALAMFIPPSERVISIEDTAELQLPVEHWVRLETRPPNIEGKGEVTMDDLVKNTLRMRPDRIIVGEVRGPEARTMFTAMNTGHNGALYDFSVIQLSDGRFVLIGDLLKELFAKYSDRIETYKDLEYVVLDEEDRFEVVSVGPDLKAGKHIVSRVWRRKVRPGEKLIRVRTRTGNEVILTKTHPFFVFSDGDVVRKEAEKLKPGDRVAVMRKPPKPPQKKAIVDPRVYSGISDYYLVPNGNGLVKVPNDGIPPETAQYLLSVNSKPVKIVREVDERLSYTVGVLLGDGYISSDGYYISATFDDESYMEAFTSFLSEFLPESRPQVKRESAYTVVTYGSRPFAEFLHRAFGIPKGRKESLDVPDLVLSNDELLRHFIAGLFDADAYVDEKGPAVILTTRSENLARKVWYALQRLGIISTVSRVKNRGYREGIIFRVTIRGVDDLIKFHRHIPLRHSRKRAKLEELIRRYRTYRGKRTDRVPISPVMLEPLRKRLNLTVSELSKLASTYAGEKISESLIRHVEKGRMKEIRRSALRGIALALQQVADDLKDEDAWVQAKRLELIADGDVYWDEVVSVEEVEPKELGIEYLYDLTVEEDHNYVANGILVSNCMGTIHANSARETIVRLESPPMNVPRIMIPALDIILMQVRFNSRKKGTVRRVVEIAEISGIEGESIQLNKLYKYDPAKDELLPTEVPSRIMNELSRHTGMSISELEIEREKRKIILEWMIEKGIRSIDDVGHYIKMFYIDEESLLEKIERDSSAQIQEQIQNIT; translated from the coding sequence GTGGTGGAGAAGAAAAAGAAGAAAGAACTCTCCGACTCATGGATAAATGAGATATTGGGAGGAAAGAGCGATCCCCTGGCAAGCGTGCTGGGTAATGGGAAGGATAAAAAAGACGAAAGAAAGCCTCCCCTGCCCTTCGCCTCGGAGGGCTCCCTCCTCGATGAGATCCTTGGAGGTTCGAAGAAGGAACAAGAAAGACCCCCTTCACCTCCAGCTAAGAACCCATTGGAGGAAATACTGAGCTCTTCCAAAGAACCCCAGAAGGAGGAACCGAAGGAGATCAAAAAAGAAAGGACTCCTGCACCTCCCCTCCGTGAGATACTGGCGAAAGTTAAATCAGATGAGGCCAGGCCGACAAAAGAAGAAAGCAGATCGGAAAACCCGGAAACCCCCACTGGCGTTGACTTACTCGGCCAGATACTCGGTGGGGGCGCCAAGCCAGAATCGAGTAAACCGCAGGTGCAGAAAACCCTCCAGCCCCTCCCCATTCCGAAACCCAAACCCTCTCTGGGGATCCAGAGTATACTCGGAGAAACTAAAACAGAAGAGATATCCTACGCTGGAAGGGCGAAGGTTCTCGACGCCTACGGAAACGTCAGGATACTCAGGGTTAAGGGCGAACCTGTGCCCATCTACGAGCTCAGGCTTCCAAAGCTGTCAAAAGAAGAAGAGGCCCTCCTGAAGCAGGTAAGGGAGAGGGCAATAACGGAGATCCAGATAGACCCAACACTAATCCCGAACTACGAGGAGAGGAGGAAGATATTCCTGCGAGAAGTTAAGAGGATGCTCAAGGAAGCGGCCCCAAACTTCTCGGAGGGAAGAATTGAAGTCTTGGCGGAACTCATAGTACAGACCATGCTTGGGTACGGCCTGCTCGATCCCCTCGTGAGGGACGACAACCTGGAGGAAATCATGGTCATTGGAACGAACAAACCAGTTTACGTGTGGCACAGACGGTTCTATATGTGTAAGACTAACATAGTTTTCAAGGAGGAAAGAGATATACTCAACATCATCGAGAGGATAGCCAGAGAAGTCGGCAGGAGAATAGACCAGCAGAATCCTCTTTTAGATGCCCGTCTGCCGGACGGAAGCCGTGTAAACGCTACACTACCCCCAATAAGCCTTGACGGCCCCACAATAACAATCCGTAAGTTCAAGAAAGATCCGCTCACGATAATAGACCTCATAAAGTACGGAACCATGAACAGTGATGTAGCCGCGTTCCTGTGGCTCCTCGTCGACGGGCTGGGTGTAAAGCCCGCTAACATCCTAGTCGCCGGTGGGACGGGTTCCGGTAAGACAACAACCCTAAACGCCCTAGCGATGTTTATCCCGCCCAGCGAACGTGTTATCAGCATCGAGGACACCGCAGAGCTCCAGCTCCCGGTGGAGCACTGGGTCAGACTTGAGACGAGGCCACCCAACATTGAGGGTAAAGGAGAAGTCACGATGGACGACCTCGTCAAGAACACCCTCCGTATGAGGCCTGACAGGATCATCGTCGGTGAGGTTCGTGGCCCAGAAGCAAGAACGATGTTCACAGCTATGAACACGGGCCATAATGGTGCCCTCTACGACTTCTCGGTCATACAGCTCTCCGACGGGCGTTTTGTCCTCATCGGCGACCTGCTCAAGGAGCTCTTTGCCAAGTACTCTGACAGAATCGAGACCTACAAAGACTTGGAGTACGTGGTTCTCGATGAAGAGGACAGGTTTGAGGTCGTCAGCGTCGGACCCGACTTAAAGGCGGGGAAGCACATTGTTTCGAGAGTCTGGCGGAGAAAGGTGAGGCCCGGTGAGAAGCTCATCCGCGTTAGAACGAGGACTGGCAACGAGGTGATACTCACAAAGACTCACCCATTCTTCGTGTTCTCGGACGGTGACGTTGTTAGGAAAGAGGCGGAGAAACTAAAGCCCGGTGACAGGGTTGCGGTGATGAGAAAACCGCCAAAGCCGCCCCAGAAGAAGGCCATCGTTGATCCTCGTGTTTACTCCGGAATAAGCGACTACTACCTCGTTCCCAATGGAAATGGCCTCGTAAAGGTTCCGAACGACGGCATTCCCCCGGAGACGGCCCAGTACCTGCTCTCGGTGAACTCCAAGCCTGTGAAGATAGTCCGTGAGGTTGACGAGAGACTTTCCTATACCGTTGGAGTCCTCCTCGGGGACGGCTATATATCCTCCGATGGCTACTACATCTCAGCAACATTCGATGATGAGTCGTACATGGAAGCCTTCACCTCCTTCCTCTCGGAGTTCCTCCCTGAGAGCAGGCCGCAGGTCAAGCGCGAATCCGCTTACACAGTGGTAACCTACGGCTCAAGGCCCTTCGCCGAGTTCCTCCACAGGGCCTTCGGAATACCCAAGGGGCGCAAAGAGAGCCTCGACGTCCCCGACCTCGTTCTGTCAAACGACGAACTGCTGAGGCACTTCATAGCGGGTCTGTTCGATGCCGATGCCTATGTCGATGAGAAGGGTCCTGCAGTAATCTTAACCACGAGAAGCGAGAACCTCGCGAGAAAGGTCTGGTACGCCCTCCAGAGGCTCGGGATAATAAGTACCGTTTCCCGCGTGAAGAATAGGGGCTACAGGGAGGGTATAATCTTCAGGGTTACCATCAGGGGCGTTGATGACCTCATTAAGTTCCACCGACACATCCCGCTCAGGCACTCACGGAAGAGAGCAAAGCTGGAGGAGCTCATAAGGAGATACAGGACGTACCGTGGGAAGAGGACTGATCGCGTCCCGATTTCCCCGGTGATGCTCGAACCCCTCAGAAAACGGCTCAACCTCACGGTTTCAGAGCTTTCAAAGCTCGCCTCAACCTATGCAGGCGAGAAAATATCGGAGAGCCTCATAAGGCACGTTGAGAAGGGCAGGATGAAGGAGATAAGGCGTTCCGCACTGAGGGGGATAGCCCTTGCCCTCCAGCAGGTTGCAGATGACCTAAAGGACGAGGACGCATGGGTTCAGGCGAAGAGGCTTGAGCTTATTGCCGACGGCGACGTCTACTGGGATGAAGTTGTAAGCGTTGAGGAAGTTGAACCTAAAGAGCTTGGCATAGAGTACCTCTACGACCTGACCGTTGAGGAGGACCACAACTACGTCGCCAACGGAATCCTGGTGTCGAACTGCATGGGTACCATCCACGCAAACAGTGCCAGAGAAACGATTGTCAGGCTTGAGAGCCCGCCAATGAACGTTCCAAGGATAATGATCCCTGCCCTTGATATCATTCTGATGCAGGTCAGGTTCAACAGCAGGAAAAAGGGAACGGTGAGAAGGGTCGTGGAGATAGCCGAGATTTCAGGAATAGAGGGTGAGAGCATACAGCTCAACAAGCTCTACAAGTACGACCCCGCCAAGGATGAACTTTTGCCTACCGAAGTCCCCAGCAGGATAATGAATGAGCTATCGAGACACACCGGAATGAGCATAAGCGAACTGGAGATTGAGAGGGAAAAGAGGAAGATAATCCTTGAGTGGATGATCGAGAAGGGCATAAGAAGCATAGATGACGTCGGCCACTACATCAAGATGTTTTACATAGATGAAGAAAGCCTGCTAGAGAAAATAGAGCGGGACAGCTCGGCCCAGATACAGGAGCAGATCCAGAACATAACGTGA
- a CDS encoding fumarylacetoacetate hydrolase family protein — MVRLPYMDGFYELRPSKIVALAKNYAEHAKEMESDVPERPVFFLKPPSALIGPGEPIILPRMSRRVDHEVELAVIIGKRARRVPAEKAMDYVMGYTILLDITARDLQAEAKKKGLPWTVAKGFDTFAPVGPRIVDRRELKIDDLEIGLKVNGEVRQLGRTSEMVFKVPELIEYISSTMTLEPGDIIATGTPAGVGPLRHGDKIEAWIEGIGKVEFDVLAEDSILC; from the coding sequence ATGGTCAGGCTCCCCTACATGGACGGCTTCTACGAGCTGCGCCCGAGCAAGATTGTTGCTCTGGCAAAGAACTACGCCGAGCACGCAAAGGAGATGGAGAGTGACGTTCCCGAGAGGCCGGTTTTCTTCCTCAAACCGCCGAGTGCTCTAATCGGTCCTGGAGAACCGATAATCCTGCCGAGGATGAGCAGACGCGTTGACCACGAGGTCGAGCTGGCCGTCATAATAGGAAAGCGCGCCAGGCGCGTGCCGGCCGAAAAGGCAATGGACTATGTGATGGGCTACACAATTCTGCTCGACATAACTGCCAGAGACCTTCAAGCAGAGGCAAAGAAAAAAGGCCTCCCCTGGACGGTGGCGAAGGGCTTTGACACTTTTGCACCAGTCGGGCCGAGGATTGTGGACAGGCGCGAGCTGAAGATAGACGACCTCGAAATCGGCCTCAAGGTTAACGGAGAGGTTAGACAGCTCGGGCGGACGAGCGAGATGGTCTTCAAGGTTCCGGAGCTGATAGAGTACATAAGCTCGACTATGACGCTTGAGCCCGGCGACATCATAGCGACGGGTACTCCGGCCGGCGTTGGCCCGCTGAGGCACGGGGACAAAATAGAGGCGTGGATAGAGGGCATTGGAAAGGTCGAGTTCGACGTTCTTGCTGAGGACTCGATACTGTGTTGA
- a CDS encoding TIGR04076 family protein has translation MERLEARVVEIKGKCPVFKLGDRIVVEGPEIKLDETDAVCTHAFASLLPYIVALRKGIKPSELGLGRGDRAYVQCLDPGPPYTDGGTVIFEITVIRDEAKKSLEGR, from the coding sequence ATGGAGAGATTAGAGGCCCGTGTGGTGGAAATAAAGGGCAAATGTCCCGTGTTTAAGCTGGGCGACAGGATAGTTGTTGAGGGGCCAGAAATAAAGCTCGACGAGACCGATGCGGTATGCACCCATGCATTTGCATCGCTACTGCCGTACATAGTTGCACTGCGAAAGGGTATTAAACCGAGCGAGTTAGGCCTCGGGAGGGGAGACAGGGCATACGTCCAGTGTCTCGACCCCGGGCCGCCTTACACGGACGGGGGCACTGTAATCTTTGAGATAACGGTGATTAGAGATGAAGCAAAGAAAAGCCTGGAAGGTCGTTAG
- a CDS encoding OPT family oligopeptide transporter: MVEAGSRKGTYREITPAAIVLGVLWGAFMAASFTYAGMIMGFTSGGSAIAAIVGWGVLRGILKKGTIVENNIVQTIASAVNISVSGVIFTIPALYIMGLHKEINMLYFFLATAAGAILGITFIIPLRKQMIEIDRLRFPTGTAVATVLKTPGSGIEKARLLFIGMAVSALIYLVQQFPVLGLPEIIPEYVDLGAVLHLPEWIDFSMALSLMVFGMGLITGRNGLIVLAGGILSYYIITPIVKALGWLPSDVTGAAVSGFVYSNMTRPLGIGMLLGGSIAGLILSMPVIVVALRSIASASKLGTGRNEELPIKYLYAGIALAFALLLIITYQIGGLSLGRSLLTALVGVAWIFVASLLVAMATGMTDWSPVSGLSLVSVMILLYLTNKQVPLTILLGATVGVAISGAADMMQDLKTGHLVGGIPSRQQKVELLTAWIGPIIALTVVDLIWRAYGIGNETVPAPQAMALKSMVDAILGGNVPVDKFLAGGILGFALSMSGIPGLGVLVGLSMYLPMLYILPYGLGCVVHDVLKRKRGHEFITEKVLPVAAGLMVGEAAMTLLFAVLTVMGVLHP, encoded by the coding sequence ATGGTAGAAGCCGGTTCGAGGAAGGGGACTTACCGTGAGATAACTCCCGCGGCGATAGTTCTTGGTGTCCTCTGGGGCGCCTTCATGGCTGCCAGCTTCACCTACGCGGGAATGATAATGGGCTTCACCTCCGGCGGTTCGGCAATCGCTGCCATCGTCGGCTGGGGAGTCCTCAGGGGAATCCTCAAGAAGGGCACCATCGTTGAGAACAACATCGTCCAGACCATAGCCTCTGCGGTCAACATCTCGGTGTCGGGAGTCATCTTCACCATCCCGGCGCTCTACATCATGGGGCTCCACAAAGAGATAAACATGCTGTACTTCTTCCTCGCCACCGCGGCGGGAGCGATACTCGGAATCACCTTCATAATCCCGCTGAGGAAGCAGATGATTGAGATTGACAGGCTCCGCTTCCCGACCGGAACCGCCGTTGCGACCGTCCTCAAGACCCCGGGAAGCGGAATCGAGAAGGCCAGGCTCCTCTTTATCGGTATGGCCGTCAGCGCACTCATCTACCTCGTCCAGCAGTTCCCGGTGCTCGGCCTTCCGGAGATAATCCCCGAGTACGTTGACCTCGGTGCAGTGCTCCACCTCCCGGAGTGGATTGACTTCAGCATGGCCCTCTCTCTGATGGTCTTCGGAATGGGTCTCATCACCGGAAGGAACGGTCTCATAGTTCTCGCCGGCGGAATACTCTCATACTACATCATCACGCCAATAGTCAAGGCCCTCGGCTGGCTCCCGAGCGACGTCACCGGCGCGGCGGTCAGCGGCTTCGTTTACTCCAACATGACCAGGCCGCTCGGTATCGGAATGCTCCTCGGCGGCTCGATAGCGGGCCTCATACTCTCGATGCCAGTCATCGTCGTGGCCCTCAGGAGCATAGCCAGCGCGAGCAAGCTGGGAACCGGCAGGAACGAGGAGCTCCCGATAAAGTACCTCTACGCCGGAATAGCCCTTGCGTTCGCCCTGTTGCTGATCATCACCTACCAGATTGGCGGTCTCAGCCTCGGCAGGAGCCTGCTCACTGCGCTCGTCGGTGTCGCTTGGATATTCGTCGCCTCACTGCTCGTCGCCATGGCCACTGGAATGACCGACTGGAGCCCGGTTTCAGGTCTCTCCCTCGTGTCGGTCATGATACTCCTCTACCTCACCAACAAGCAGGTTCCGCTCACCATACTCCTCGGAGCCACCGTCGGTGTCGCCATCTCCGGCGCCGCCGACATGATGCAGGACCTCAAGACCGGCCACCTCGTCGGTGGAATTCCCTCTAGGCAGCAGAAGGTCGAGCTCCTCACCGCCTGGATAGGCCCGATAATAGCCCTCACCGTCGTTGACCTCATCTGGAGGGCCTACGGCATCGGAAACGAGACCGTTCCTGCCCCGCAGGCAATGGCCCTCAAGTCCATGGTCGATGCTATCCTCGGCGGCAACGTCCCGGTGGACAAGTTCTTAGCTGGAGGAATCCTCGGCTTTGCGCTCTCAATGAGCGGCATACCCGGACTTGGAGTCCTCGTGGGTCTCTCAATGTACCTGCCGATGCTCTACATCCTGCCCTACGGACTTGGCTGTGTCGTCCATGACGTCCTCAAGAGGAAGAGGGGCCACGAGTTCATAACTGAGAAGGTGCTCCCGGTCGCGGCAGGGCTTATGGTCGGAGAGGCGGCAATGACGCTCCTGTTCGCCGTCCTCACAGTCATGGGAGTGCTCCACCCGTGA
- the trm14 gene encoding tRNA (guanine(6)-N2)-methyltransferase: protein MKLLLTTSQGIEDLAKAEVEGLLSPLGVQFRVEERPLGVEGRVLAEVGKAFYTDKKGRKRELSVSTYLNERSRLLHRVIVEIASERFEGIGEDEPERALKRIEDFVASLPVERHVKVSETFAVRSFRKGEHRITSVDIAKTVGKAVFDRLSRFGTPKVNLDHPAVIFRAELVGDVFFLGIDTTGDSSLHKRPWRVYDHPAHLKASIANALIELAKPDGGSFIDPFCGSGTIPIELALRGYEGRIIGLEKFRKHLNGAKMNALSAGVLERIEFILGDATRLSEYVESVDFAVSNLPYGLKIGRKSMIPKLYMDFFSELSKVLEKRGVFITTEKRAIEKAITENGFEIKHHRLIGHGGLMVHTYVIE from the coding sequence ATGAAGCTCCTGCTCACGACTTCACAGGGAATTGAAGACCTGGCAAAGGCCGAGGTGGAGGGCCTTCTCTCGCCCCTTGGAGTTCAGTTTCGAGTGGAGGAGAGACCTCTCGGTGTCGAGGGGAGGGTTTTGGCAGAGGTTGGCAAGGCCTTCTACACCGATAAAAAGGGGCGGAAGAGAGAGTTAAGCGTTTCCACTTACTTAAACGAGCGCTCAAGGCTCCTCCACCGCGTGATAGTCGAGATAGCGAGCGAGAGGTTCGAGGGCATTGGTGAAGACGAGCCCGAGAGGGCCCTCAAGAGGATTGAGGACTTCGTGGCATCGCTTCCAGTGGAAAGACACGTCAAGGTCAGCGAGACGTTTGCCGTTAGGAGCTTCCGGAAGGGAGAGCACAGGATAACGAGCGTTGATATAGCCAAAACCGTTGGTAAAGCCGTATTCGACCGCCTGTCCCGGTTCGGGACTCCGAAGGTGAACCTCGACCACCCGGCTGTCATATTCAGGGCCGAACTGGTTGGGGACGTCTTCTTTCTTGGAATAGACACTACTGGCGACAGCTCGCTCCATAAGAGGCCCTGGCGCGTCTACGACCATCCAGCCCATTTAAAGGCCAGCATAGCCAACGCGCTGATTGAGCTGGCGAAGCCTGACGGAGGTTCTTTCATAGACCCCTTCTGTGGGAGTGGGACTATTCCAATAGAACTCGCCCTCAGGGGCTATGAAGGAAGGATAATCGGCCTTGAGAAGTTCAGGAAGCACCTCAACGGGGCCAAGATGAACGCCCTCTCCGCGGGAGTCTTAGAGCGGATAGAGTTCATACTCGGCGATGCAACCAGGCTGAGCGAGTACGTCGAGAGCGTGGACTTCGCGGTGAGCAACCTTCCATACGGCCTCAAAATCGGGCGGAAGAGCATGATACCGAAGCTCTACATGGACTTTTTCAGCGAGCTTTCCAAAGTCCTCGAAAAGCGCGGCGTCTTCATCACGACGGAAAAGAGGGCCATAGAGAAAGCAATAACTGAGAACGGCTTTGAAATCAAACACCACCGCCTCATCGGCCACGGCGGGCTGATGGTTCATACCTACGTGATAGAATAG